In Burkholderiales bacterium, the following proteins share a genomic window:
- a CDS encoding YfiR family protein, giving the protein MNRRTALAALLALSRVMPAAAQSEVDRALEQRVKAAFLFRFTEFVTWPDSAYARADAPFVMAVVGGDAVADSLRAITAGRSVAGRTIEVRRVSAADAIPLAQVVYIAGSEGARTREILQKAPRHALVVTEADGALDYGAVINFVVVQERVRFDASIDSAEKRGLRLSSRLLAVARTVRGSY; this is encoded by the coding sequence ATGAACCGCCGTACTGCGCTCGCCGCGCTGCTCGCGCTTTCCCGGGTGATGCCCGCGGCCGCGCAGAGCGAGGTCGATCGCGCGCTCGAGCAGCGCGTGAAGGCGGCGTTCCTGTTCCGCTTCACCGAGTTCGTGACGTGGCCCGACTCGGCGTACGCGCGCGCCGACGCGCCGTTCGTGATGGCGGTCGTCGGCGGCGACGCGGTCGCCGACAGCCTGCGCGCGATCACCGCGGGGCGCAGCGTCGCCGGTCGGACGATCGAGGTGAGGCGCGTCTCCGCCGCCGACGCGATCCCGCTGGCGCAGGTCGTCTATATCGCGGGCAGCGAAGGCGCTCGCACGCGCGAGATCCTGCAGAAGGCGCCGCGGCATGCGCTCGTGGTGACCGAGGCCGACGGCGCGCTCGACTACGGCGCGGTCATCAACTTCGTCGTGGTCCAGGAGCGCGTGCGCTTCGACGCGTCGATCGACTCGGCGGAAAAGCGCGGCCTGCGCCTCTCTTCGCGGCTGCTCGCGGTCGCACGCACGGTGCGGGGCAGCTACTGA
- a CDS encoding ATP-binding protein: protein MFRAFRQSVRFKLLVLMLATTLVALVVAVAVLVAYDSTDYYDRVASDLTTQADILGRSSVAALAFDDRAAARDTLALLKVRPAILEAAIYDESGVLFAEYVGDGHTAAIPPKALFPGVRVQGKEIALFQPIVESGRTRGTVYLRERYELVERVRNYLGILAAVSALSLGAALLISAFLQRAITKPILDITGVAQDVMVTRDYSRRVTRTTEDETGYLVDAFNNMLGEVGRRSEALLRADRMKDQFLAMLAHELRNPLAPISNGLHLLERAGDKPQLAAQARAMMARQVKQLVRLVDDLLDVSRITTGKLVLRDETVELGAVVDNAVEIARPVIDAREHTLEVEAVDGPVFLRGDATRLAQVFSNLLNNAAKYTPPGGRIELRVAIEGDRAAVTVTDNGIGMTRETLHEVFEMFTQANTAIDREQSGLGVGLALARYLVEAHGGTIEGESAGLSKGSRFTVRLPLVRSPTGPSHPFLEPDAAPAPGQRVLVVDDNRDFAASLAMILRDMGNEVRVEHDGPGGLAAAESFQPDVAFLDIGLPGMDGYDLARRIRASGNASVLIAVTGWGQAADKARSHAAGFDHHVVKPLEPAELPWILGAAQRARADVKP, encoded by the coding sequence ATGTTCAGGGCCTTCCGGCAGTCGGTACGCTTCAAGCTGCTCGTGCTGATGCTGGCGACGACGCTGGTCGCGCTCGTCGTCGCGGTGGCGGTGCTCGTCGCGTACGACTCGACCGATTACTACGACCGTGTCGCCTCCGATCTCACCACGCAGGCGGACATCCTCGGGCGCTCCAGCGTCGCGGCGCTCGCGTTCGACGATCGCGCCGCGGCGCGCGACACGCTCGCCCTGCTGAAAGTGCGTCCGGCGATCCTCGAAGCGGCGATCTACGACGAGAGCGGCGTGCTGTTCGCCGAGTACGTGGGGGATGGCCACACCGCGGCCATCCCGCCGAAAGCGCTGTTCCCCGGCGTGCGCGTGCAGGGCAAGGAGATCGCGCTGTTCCAGCCCATCGTCGAGAGCGGCCGCACGCGCGGCACGGTGTACTTGCGCGAGCGTTACGAGCTCGTCGAGCGCGTGCGCAACTACCTCGGCATCCTCGCCGCGGTGTCGGCTCTGAGCCTGGGCGCGGCGCTGCTGATCTCGGCGTTCCTGCAGCGCGCGATCACCAAGCCGATTCTGGACATCACCGGCGTTGCGCAGGACGTGATGGTCACCCGCGATTACTCGCGGCGCGTCACGCGCACGACCGAGGACGAGACCGGCTATCTGGTCGACGCCTTCAACAACATGCTGGGCGAGGTCGGGCGCCGCTCGGAAGCGCTGCTCAGGGCCGACCGCATGAAGGACCAGTTCCTCGCGATGCTCGCGCACGAGCTGCGCAACCCGCTCGCACCGATCAGCAACGGTCTGCACCTGCTCGAGAGGGCGGGCGACAAGCCGCAGCTCGCGGCGCAGGCGCGCGCCATGATGGCGCGGCAGGTGAAGCAGCTCGTGCGCCTCGTCGACGATCTGCTCGACGTCTCGCGCATCACCACCGGCAAGCTGGTGCTGCGCGACGAGACCGTCGAGCTCGGCGCGGTCGTCGACAACGCGGTCGAGATCGCGCGGCCGGTGATCGACGCGCGCGAGCACACGCTCGAGGTCGAGGCCGTCGACGGGCCGGTCTTCCTGCGCGGCGATGCGACCCGGCTCGCGCAGGTGTTCTCCAACCTGCTCAACAACGCGGCGAAGTACACGCCGCCGGGCGGGCGTATCGAGCTTCGGGTCGCGATCGAGGGCGATCGTGCGGCGGTGACCGTCACCGACAACGGCATCGGCATGACCCGGGAGACGCTCCACGAGGTGTTCGAGATGTTCACGCAGGCGAACACCGCGATCGACCGCGAGCAATCGGGTCTCGGCGTCGGGCTCGCGCTCGCGCGTTACCTCGTCGAAGCGCACGGCGGCACGATCGAGGGCGAGAGCGCGGGCCTGAGCAAGGGCAGCCGCTTCACGGTGCGCCTGCCGCTGGTGCGCTCGCCGACGGGGCCGTCGCATCCATTCCTCGAGCCCGACGCCGCGCCCGCGCCCGGCCAGCGCGTCCTCGTGGTGGACGACAATCGCGACTTCGCGGCGAGCCTCGCGATGATCCTGCGCGACATGGGCAACGAGGTCCGCGTCGAGCACGACGGCCCCGGCGGGCTTGCCGCCGCGGAATCGTTCCAGCCGGACGTCGCGTTCCTCGACATCGGCTTGCCGGGCATGGACGGCTACGACCTCGCGCGGCGCATCCGCGCGAGCGGCAATGCCTCGGTGCTGATCGCAGTGACCGGCTGGGGACAGGCGGCGGACAAGGCGCGCTCGCACGCCGCGGGTTTCGACCACCACGTGGTCAAGCCGCTGGAGCCGGCGGAGCTGCCGTGGATACTCGGCGCGGCGCAGCGCGCGCGTGCGGATGTGAAACCCTAG
- a CDS encoding alpha/beta hydrolase, with the protein MADTSRARHASPASLPESAPSASRYAPTGRLKLHYLDYGTEGAKPLLFVHGGAAHGHWFDFVAGGFTADHHVRAVDLRGHGDSERADPPAYAYRDYADDIAAFAEALDLRDFTLVGHSMGGIVSLVYAANYSGRLGRLVVVDSRMHMSAENVARLRDFGTRPPSAYATQDDLVRRYRLEPPGTQIAPPEVIRYIAMHSGREQPDGTWTHKFDRSLYSIFERLDAMPCWDHVKVPALLVKGDKSDRIDDEALEEIRRRAPQVEVAVVADADHHVTLDNPRGFVEAVRRFLAR; encoded by the coding sequence ATGGCCGACACGTCCCGCGCGCGACACGCGTCACCCGCATCGCTCCCCGAATCCGCCCCGTCCGCGAGCCGCTACGCGCCGACGGGACGCCTGAAGCTGCACTACCTCGATTACGGCACCGAGGGTGCAAAGCCGCTGCTCTTCGTCCACGGCGGCGCGGCGCACGGCCACTGGTTCGACTTCGTCGCGGGCGGCTTCACCGCCGATCATCACGTGCGCGCGGTCGATCTGCGCGGCCACGGCGACAGCGAGCGCGCCGACCCGCCCGCGTATGCGTATCGCGACTACGCCGACGACATCGCGGCATTCGCCGAAGCGCTCGACCTCAGGGACTTCACGCTCGTCGGCCATTCGATGGGCGGCATCGTGTCGCTGGTCTACGCGGCGAATTACAGCGGGAGGCTGGGGCGGCTGGTCGTGGTGGACTCGCGCATGCACATGAGCGCGGAGAACGTGGCGCGGCTGCGCGACTTCGGCACGCGTCCGCCGAGCGCCTACGCGACGCAGGACGACCTCGTGCGGCGCTATCGGCTCGAGCCGCCGGGGACGCAGATCGCGCCGCCCGAGGTGATCCGCTACATCGCGATGCACAGCGGCCGCGAGCAGCCCGACGGCACGTGGACGCACAAGTTCGACCGCAGCCTGTATTCGATCTTCGAGCGGCTCGACGCCATGCCGTGCTGGGACCACGTGAAGGTGCCGGCGCTGCTGGTGAAAGGGGACAAGAGCGACCGCATCGACGACGAGGCGCTCGAAGAGATCCGCCGCCGCGCGCCGCAGGTCGAGGTCGCGGTGGTGGCCGACGCCGACCACCACGTCACGCTCGACAACCCGCGAGGGTTCGTCGAGGCGGTGCGGAGATTCCTCGCGAGGTAA
- a CDS encoding TIM barrel protein: MTLRDRIGIDLSRNIRIEDGVEWAARTGVRYLDIQLDTAANAITSFDAARVKGVCAMRERHDIHLGLHTSSAVNVAEYAPYASDGVDNYLKAYVDIYHELQAEWIVVHAGYHFGKDKEARMKAGLERLKRIAEYAEKKNVRLLLENLNKEPADAEVHYLAHTLEEWRYYWPLLDSNALRLSFTVNHAHLVPDGVRGFAEALDFSLVGEVRLADCFRNGHEVHLKPGDGDLDFGEMFKLVEGRGFKGHYTNAFGKLDDMLAARDVLVAHARSAGVAVE, translated from the coding sequence GTGACGCTACGCGATCGCATCGGCATCGATCTTTCCCGCAACATCCGCATCGAGGACGGCGTCGAGTGGGCCGCCAGGACCGGCGTGCGCTACCTCGACATCCAGCTCGACACCGCGGCCAACGCGATCACCTCGTTCGACGCCGCACGCGTCAAGGGGGTATGCGCGATGCGCGAGCGGCACGACATCCATCTCGGGCTGCACACCTCCTCGGCGGTGAACGTCGCCGAGTACGCGCCGTACGCCTCCGACGGCGTCGACAACTATCTCAAGGCGTACGTCGACATCTATCACGAGCTTCAGGCCGAATGGATCGTCGTGCACGCGGGCTACCACTTCGGCAAGGACAAGGAGGCGCGCATGAAAGCCGGCCTCGAGCGCCTGAAGCGCATCGCCGAGTACGCCGAGAAGAAGAACGTGCGGCTGCTGCTCGAGAACCTGAACAAGGAGCCCGCCGACGCCGAGGTGCACTACCTCGCGCACACCCTGGAGGAGTGGCGGTACTACTGGCCGCTGCTCGATTCGAACGCGCTGAGGCTCTCGTTCACGGTCAACCACGCGCATCTCGTCCCCGACGGCGTGCGCGGCTTCGCCGAAGCGCTCGATTTCTCGCTGGTCGGGGAGGTCAGGCTCGCGGACTGCTTCCGCAACGGCCACGAGGTGCACCTGAAGCCCGGCGACGGCGATCTCGATTTCGGCGAGATGTTCAAGCTGGTCGAAGGCCGCGGCTTCAAGGGGCATTACACCAACGCGTTCGGCAAGCTGGACGACATGCTGGCGGCGCGCGATGTGCTCGTGGCGCATGCGAGGTCGGCGGGAGTTGCCGTGGAGTAA
- a CDS encoding DUF6496 domain-containing protein, with protein sequence MPERKTLERARKDKREGKAPSTQAGEFVKEEIDHVRAGKHGARSTEQAIAIGLSKARRAGVDLPPPKKGTASRKTRKRAKRDYAVGQGKKRPAKRASKKRARAVKKALKRMPHKAASKKALSRHARKAAKKRSAADRSAAAKKAARTRAKKK encoded by the coding sequence ATGCCCGAGAGAAAGACGCTGGAACGCGCGCGGAAAGACAAGCGCGAAGGCAAGGCGCCGAGCACCCAGGCCGGCGAGTTCGTGAAGGAAGAGATCGATCACGTAAGAGCAGGCAAGCACGGCGCGCGCTCGACCGAGCAGGCGATCGCGATCGGCCTGTCCAAAGCCCGCCGGGCGGGCGTCGACCTGCCGCCGCCGAAGAAAGGCACGGCGTCCAGGAAGACGAGAAAGCGCGCCAAGCGCGACTACGCGGTCGGACAGGGCAAGAAGCGCCCGGCGAAGCGCGCTTCGAAGAAACGCGCACGGGCGGTGAAGAAGGCCTTGAAGCGCATGCCGCACAAGGCCGCGTCGAAGAAGGCGCTGTCGCGGCACGCGCGCAAAGCGGCGAAGAAGCGCAGCGCGGCGGATCGCTCGGCGGCGGCGAAGAAGGCGGCGAGGACGCGGGCGAAGAAAAAGTGA
- a CDS encoding alpha/beta hydrolase: protein MQPSTEAQASTVTPAAYTSHFVQAGKVKLHYIDYGTAGKPVMLCIHGGAAHAHWFDYVAPAFRRDYHVLSLDLRGHGDSEHVDPPKYFYEDYAADVNAFVEALDLKDFVLIGHSMGGMVSLVYSATYPGRVKKLVVVDTSVNLPPERIALLRDVGSKPPRDYDSREEMVSRYKLRPGEALAPAEVVRYIGERSIKETDEGKWRYKFDRAVYSTREPKDGMPLWDDIRIPALLVKADRSPRITQEIYEQAKARSSRVEFVEISNSDHHITLDNPVEFVDKVGPFLKK from the coding sequence GTGCAACCGTCCACCGAAGCCCAAGCAAGCACCGTCACGCCCGCTGCCTACACCAGCCACTTCGTCCAGGCCGGCAAGGTCAAGCTCCACTACATCGATTACGGCACCGCCGGCAAGCCGGTCATGCTGTGCATCCACGGCGGCGCCGCTCACGCACACTGGTTCGATTACGTCGCGCCGGCGTTCAGGCGCGACTACCACGTGCTGTCGCTCGACCTGCGCGGTCACGGCGACAGCGAGCACGTCGATCCGCCCAAGTACTTCTACGAGGACTATGCGGCCGACGTGAACGCGTTCGTCGAAGCGCTCGACCTCAAGGACTTCGTCCTGATCGGGCACTCGATGGGCGGCATGGTGTCGCTGGTCTACTCGGCGACCTATCCGGGACGCGTGAAGAAGCTCGTCGTCGTCGACACGTCGGTGAATCTTCCGCCCGAGCGCATCGCGCTCCTGCGCGACGTCGGCTCCAAGCCGCCTCGCGATTACGACAGTCGGGAGGAGATGGTCTCGCGCTACAAGCTGCGTCCGGGCGAAGCGCTCGCGCCGGCCGAAGTGGTGCGCTACATCGGCGAGCGCAGCATCAAGGAGACCGACGAAGGCAAGTGGCGCTACAAGTTCGACCGCGCGGTGTATTCGACGCGCGAGCCGAAAGACGGCATGCCGCTGTGGGACGACATCAGGATCCCGGCGCTCCTGGTCAAGGCGGACCGCAGCCCGCGCATCACGCAGGAGATCTACGAGCAGGCGAAAGCGCGCTCGTCCCGGGTGGAATTCGTCGAGATCTCGAACAGCGATCACCACATCACGCTCGACAACCCGGTCGAGTTCGTCGACAAAGTCGGCCCGTTCCTGAAGAAGTGA
- a CDS encoding thermonuclease family protein has product MTKTLAALLALAFAGAAHAQITGVVVGVPDGDTLSVRVDRQVLNLDLRSIDAPEIGQPYGAEARDSLAALCADRTVKLDELGIDTGRRIIGEAECDGVDASEEQVKRGLAWTAKRKRRDVELETLQAQAQSDRRGLWQEATPVPPWEWSAKLTQ; this is encoded by the coding sequence GTGACGAAGACGCTCGCAGCGCTGCTCGCGCTCGCGTTCGCCGGCGCCGCGCACGCGCAGATCACCGGCGTCGTCGTCGGCGTGCCCGACGGAGACACGCTCTCGGTGCGCGTCGATCGGCAGGTGCTGAACCTCGATCTGCGGAGCATCGACGCGCCGGAGATCGGTCAGCCGTATGGCGCGGAAGCGCGCGATTCGCTCGCCGCGCTCTGCGCGGACCGCACGGTGAAGCTCGACGAGCTCGGCATAGACACCGGCCGCCGCATCATCGGCGAGGCCGAATGCGACGGCGTCGATGCGAGCGAGGAACAGGTGAAACGCGGCCTCGCCTGGACGGCGAAGCGCAAGCGGCGCGACGTCGAGCTCGAGACCTTGCAGGCGCAGGCGCAGTCGGACCGCCGCGGACTGTGGCAGGAGGCGACGCCCGTGCCGCCGTGGGAATGGTCGGCGAAACTCACGCAGTAA
- a CDS encoding amidohydrolase family protein, protein MLGNNNVTRSGGALPPVVFTGCDLLDAAHESKLAAAGGAAGAGAQSAGKRREVVVKGKRVKTIDVHAHCIIPAGMAAVGMNAADHHEKRIVIVPEDRIRTMDEQGIDVEALSINPFWYKADRDSVTECVRLNNEGLAELCGQHPDRFVAFASVALQFPDLAVQQLEHAVKKLGLRGAAVGASVGDDEFADPKFHPFWKKCEELDVLVFIHPQGTPDLARRLKGNGVLDNVIGNPLDTTIALSHLIFEGTLDMFPGLKLCSAHGGGYLASYMDRSDHGCVTFPNRCNRQLRKKPTEYLKDLYYDALIFTHEALRHLAANVGSNRIVMGTDYPYPWEDKAVDHILTSPDFSDEEKVAMLSTTAARLLRIEP, encoded by the coding sequence ATGCTGGGCAATAACAACGTGACACGGAGCGGCGGCGCGCTGCCGCCGGTGGTCTTCACCGGCTGCGACCTGCTCGACGCCGCGCACGAATCGAAGCTGGCGGCCGCGGGCGGCGCGGCGGGCGCGGGCGCGCAGAGCGCGGGCAAGCGTCGCGAAGTCGTGGTCAAGGGCAAGCGCGTGAAGACGATCGACGTCCACGCGCACTGCATCATTCCCGCCGGCATGGCGGCGGTCGGTATGAACGCGGCCGATCACCACGAGAAAAGAATCGTGATCGTCCCGGAAGACCGCATCCGCACGATGGACGAGCAGGGCATCGACGTCGAGGCGCTGTCGATCAACCCGTTCTGGTACAAGGCCGACCGCGACAGTGTCACCGAGTGCGTGCGGCTCAACAACGAAGGGCTCGCCGAGCTCTGCGGACAGCACCCGGATCGCTTCGTCGCGTTCGCATCGGTCGCGCTGCAGTTTCCCGACCTCGCGGTCCAGCAGCTCGAGCACGCGGTCAAGAAGCTGGGCCTGCGCGGTGCGGCAGTGGGCGCGAGCGTGGGCGACGACGAGTTCGCCGACCCGAAGTTCCATCCGTTCTGGAAGAAGTGCGAGGAGCTCGACGTGCTCGTCTTCATCCACCCGCAGGGCACGCCCGATCTCGCGCGGCGCCTCAAGGGCAACGGCGTGCTCGACAACGTCATCGGCAACCCGCTCGACACCACGATCGCGCTCTCGCACCTCATCTTCGAGGGCACGCTCGACATGTTCCCGGGATTGAAGCTCTGCTCGGCCCACGGCGGCGGCTATCTCGCGTCGTACATGGACCGTTCGGACCACGGCTGCGTGACCTTCCCCAACCGCTGCAACCGCCAGCTCAGGAAGAAGCCGACCGAGTACCTGAAAGACCTGTACTACGACGCGCTCATCTTCACCCACGAAGCGCTGCGCCACCTCGCCGCGAACGTCGGCTCCAACCGCATCGTGATGGGGACCGACTATCCGTATCCGTGGGAGGACAAGGCGGTGGACCACATTCTCACGTCGCCGGACTTCAGTGACGAAGAGAAAGTGGCGATGCTGTCCACCACTGCGGCTCGATTGCTGCGCATCGAGCCGTAA
- a CDS encoding amidohydrolase family protein produces the protein MLFTCRPTSCAAAARAADRKVVKRANTTLSVDLHCHVHTPAADDMARTEKHGDALARYGNKRTEQHQRKLRAQLDRKLTSIEQRLKDMDAMGIDVQAISTSPLQYYYGVDAEVGRQTSRAINERLAEVAASNPDRFVALGTAPMQDPKAAVSELEFCMKKLGFRGMEIGTNVGGVEIADKRYERFWRKAEELGAVIFLHPIGFTHPSRLTQHFLTNIIGNPLDTTVALAHIVFGGVLERYPKLKIVAAHGGGYMGHYPARMDHGYKVRPECHDHISRPPSYYLKKIYYDTMVFDDKQLEHLVNLWGADHVVIGTDYPYDMGYYKPVDFVEKTASLSRAEKDRIIGGNAAKLLGLRKKK, from the coding sequence ATGCTGTTCACATGCCGTCCCACCTCGTGCGCGGCCGCCGCACGCGCCGCCGATCGCAAGGTGGTCAAGCGCGCCAACACCACCCTTAGCGTAGACCTGCACTGCCACGTGCACACGCCCGCCGCCGACGACATGGCCAGGACCGAAAAGCACGGCGACGCGCTCGCGCGCTACGGCAACAAGCGCACCGAGCAGCACCAGCGGAAGCTGCGCGCGCAGCTCGACCGCAAGCTCACCTCGATCGAGCAGCGCCTGAAAGACATGGACGCGATGGGCATCGACGTGCAGGCGATCTCGACTTCACCCCTGCAGTACTACTACGGCGTCGACGCCGAGGTGGGACGGCAGACGTCGCGTGCGATCAACGAGCGCCTCGCCGAAGTCGCCGCATCGAACCCTGACCGTTTCGTCGCGCTCGGCACCGCGCCGATGCAGGACCCGAAGGCCGCGGTGAGCGAGCTCGAGTTCTGCATGAAGAAGCTCGGCTTTCGCGGGATGGAGATCGGCACCAACGTCGGCGGCGTCGAGATCGCCGACAAGCGCTACGAGCGCTTCTGGCGCAAGGCCGAGGAGCTGGGCGCGGTGATCTTCCTGCACCCGATCGGTTTCACCCATCCGTCGCGCCTCACCCAGCACTTCCTGACCAACATCATCGGCAACCCGCTCGACACCACCGTGGCGCTGGCGCACATCGTGTTCGGCGGGGTGCTCGAGCGCTATCCCAAGCTCAAGATCGTCGCCGCCCACGGCGGCGGCTACATGGGCCACTATCCCGCGCGCATGGACCACGGCTACAAGGTGCGTCCCGAGTGCCACGACCACATCAGCCGGCCGCCGTCGTACTACCTGAAGAAGATCTACTACGACACCATGGTGTTCGACGACAAACAGCTCGAGCACCTCGTCAACCTGTGGGGCGCCGACCACGTGGTCATCGGGACCGATTACCCATATGACATGGGGTACTACAAGCCGGTCGATTTCGTCGAGAAGACCGCGTCGCTGTCGCGGGCGGAGAAGGATCGGATCATCGGGGGCAATGCGGCGAAGCTGCTGGGGCTTCGGAAGAAGAAGTGA
- a CDS encoding amidohydrolase family protein codes for MHAGTHTHNNAGSVPAIVYTGCDGLPLESPMEAVSAAAGSAAGAQAQGKRREVTVGGKRVKVIDVHAHCMIPEALALQGKTPHEERGPGIGEVGARRLKEMDAAGIDVEALSINPHWYREDKDKAVEIVRINNERLAEYCGTYPDRIVAFASVTLQFPDLAVQQLERAVKKQGLRGVAVGASCAGVDFSDSKFHPFWAKCQELGILVFIHPQSTPELHKRLAGNGWLANTIGNPLDTTICLSKLIFEGTLDKFPNLKLCSAHGGGYLPSYAPRSDNACRVGPDQCNPAIKLKKKPTEYLRDMYFDTLVFTSEGLRHLAHEVGTSQLVVGTDHPIPWHQNPVDHIMNTPGFTDEERMDMLGRTAAKLLKIE; via the coding sequence ATGCACGCAGGCACACACACGCATAACAACGCCGGCAGCGTGCCGGCGATCGTCTATACCGGCTGCGACGGACTGCCGCTCGAATCGCCGATGGAAGCTGTTTCCGCAGCCGCAGGTTCGGCCGCGGGGGCGCAAGCCCAGGGCAAACGCCGCGAAGTGACCGTCGGCGGCAAGCGCGTCAAGGTGATCGACGTGCACGCGCACTGCATGATTCCCGAAGCGCTCGCGCTGCAGGGCAAGACGCCCCACGAGGAGCGCGGTCCGGGCATCGGTGAGGTCGGCGCGCGGCGGCTCAAAGAGATGGACGCCGCGGGTATCGACGTCGAGGCGCTCAGCATCAACCCGCACTGGTATCGCGAGGACAAGGACAAGGCGGTCGAGATCGTCCGCATCAACAACGAGCGGCTCGCGGAGTATTGCGGGACTTATCCCGATCGCATCGTCGCGTTCGCGTCGGTCACGCTGCAGTTCCCCGACCTTGCCGTGCAGCAGCTCGAGCGCGCGGTGAAGAAGCAGGGCCTGCGCGGTGTGGCGGTCGGCGCGAGCTGCGCCGGTGTCGATTTCTCGGACAGCAAGTTCCACCCGTTCTGGGCGAAGTGCCAGGAGCTCGGCATCCTCGTCTTCATCCATCCGCAGAGCACGCCCGAGCTGCATAAAAGGCTGGCGGGCAACGGCTGGCTCGCGAACACGATCGGCAATCCGCTCGACACCACGATCTGCCTGTCGAAGCTCATCTTCGAAGGCACGCTCGACAAGTTCCCGAACCTGAAGTTGTGCTCGGCCCACGGCGGCGGCTACCTGCCGTCGTACGCGCCGCGCTCGGACAACGCGTGCCGCGTCGGGCCGGACCAGTGCAACCCGGCGATCAAGCTCAAGAAGAAGCCGACCGAGTACCTGCGCGACATGTACTTCGACACGCTGGTGTTCACGTCGGAAGGTCTGCGCCACCTCGCGCACGAAGTCGGCACGAGCCAGCTCGTCGTCGGCACCGACCACCCGATTCCCTGGCACCAGAACCCGGTCGATCACATCATGAACACGCCGGGCTTCACCGACGAAGAGCGCATGGACATGCTGGGCCGCACGGCGGCGAAGCTGCTCAAGATCGAGTGA